The Humulus lupulus chromosome 4, drHumLupu1.1, whole genome shotgun sequence genome has a window encoding:
- the LOC133829260 gene encoding uncharacterized protein LOC133829260, whose amino-acid sequence MGSLPKYEEMSQPGNKDLRARFTEGNSSAGTSGPMVKKLRVAKKAAGTPTKSPAKGKDQTPAPQAKVPPPPVAMEKMPPHPPRTPAFVRDMEMEPGTLVAVATEVRIPVDPQALEKIPDVFRGTVYETATYTVDHYFGATERDLRAIETRSPESVMESSPGMALTGALALHRSISRSKARLEDMRGKYQAVLTAHQMTLAALQAAQQQEKEAKDAMAALQAELDAARPKLQEAEATKAALAAVMAELDSTKTGAEEAKAALATEKEASSSAMEDMLYHCWVFNSDDDFSFLGVDWEDFREGFKAHLQQEAPSETREASTVAEQEGETATSMEQPGGA is encoded by the exons ATGGGTTCTTTGCCCAAGTACG aagagatgtctcagcccgggaacaagGATTTGCGAGCTAGGTTCACCGAAGGGAACTCCTCCGCCGGGacctccgggcccatggtgaagaagctccgggtggcaaagaAGGCCGCTGGGACaccaaccaagtcccctgcaaaggggaaagaccagaccccagctccccaggccaaggtacctccacctcctgtagcaatggagaagatgcccccgcacCCTCCACGAACTCCTGCCTTCGTTCGGGATATGGAGATGGAGCCTGGGACTTTGGTAGCTGTTGCCACCGAGGTGCGcattccggtggacccccaggccttggagaaaattcctgacgtctttcgggggacggtgtacgagacggcgacctacaccgtcgaccactacttCGGGGCCACCGAAAGGGACCTACGGgcaatcgagacaaggagcccggagagtgtgatggagtcttcaccgggaatggctctaacg ggcgctctggctcttcaccggagcatatccaggtctaaggctcggctcgaggacatgaggggcaaGTACCAGGCGGTTTTGACCGCCCATCAAATGACCTTGGCCGCCCTGCAAGCGGCCCAACAGCAGGAAAAAGAGGCCAAGGATGCCATGGCGGCCTTGCAGGCTGAGCTGGATGCAGCTcgtcctaagcttcaagaggccgaggctaccaaggccgcccttgcTGCCGTGATGGCTGAGTTGGACTCTACGAAGACTGgagccgaggaggctaaggccgccctGGCAACGGAGAAGGAAGCTTCTAGCtctgccatggaggacatgctctaccattgttGGGTCTTCAACTCGGACGACGACTTCTCCTTTTTAGGAGTGGACTGGGAGGACTTCCGGGAAGGGTTCAAAGCTCACCTCCAGCAAGAGGCGCCTTCTGAGACTAGGGAGGCCTCCACagtggccgagcaggagggcgagacggcgacctcaatggagcagcccggtggagcctag